A DNA window from Iodobacter ciconiae contains the following coding sequences:
- a CDS encoding PAAR domain-containing protein, whose product MKRVIRLGDQTSHGGVVVSAASTSNMFGKPVALLGDKVSCPIPGHGVCPIIEGDPSWNVGGKPVALEGHKTSCGAVLISSMPEVGRSYEGSGAASSGASSNAGKAIAAIAPKAFDEQIRFLMPNRSVLAETAYKLTLEDGTIIEGKTDAEGKA is encoded by the coding sequence ATGAAAAGAGTAATACGTTTAGGCGACCAAACCAGCCACGGCGGTGTCGTGGTAAGTGCTGCATCAACAAGCAATATGTTTGGCAAGCCTGTTGCTCTTCTTGGGGACAAAGTTAGTTGCCCTATTCCTGGCCACGGTGTTTGCCCCATTATTGAGGGAGACCCCTCGTGGAATGTTGGCGGTAAACCCGTTGCATTAGAGGGGCATAAAACTTCGTGTGGGGCTGTTCTAATATCATCTATGCCGGAGGTCGGGCGCTCGTATGAAGGCAGCGGTGCAGCCTCTTCAGGAGCATCCAGCAACGCAGGTAAGGCTATAGCGGCCATTGCCCCGAAAGCCTTTGATGAGCAAATAAGATTCTTGATGCCGAACCGTAGTGTTTTAGCAGAGACCGCCTATAAGCTCACTCTAGAAGACGGCACAATCATTGAAGGTAAGACAGATGCAGAAGGTAAAGCATAA